A part of Geotrypetes seraphini chromosome 9, aGeoSer1.1, whole genome shotgun sequence genomic DNA contains:
- the LOC117366409 gene encoding uncharacterized protein LOC117366409: protein MQGGGVPGSVSGCGFFSQSPPMVPEHQWSAAGAASGPFLGSMDGVPERRRGVGASVSSALEAAAVVGGVAGPVSGVVVAGRGVTVEERRSVASAEAAASGLSLAEAGPSTSDAERKSTAVWIIGHSFIHWAGERALLRPGGRHLGLGHLGIRVSWWGQRGMRWHQLLPFLSRLRSCPRRPDVMILHLGGNDVDTLPARQLLNIIKDDLRVLFDWFPSTRVIWSDVIPRPRCLASRRWTRGLAKFNRQIGKWVVSRGGLQILHGWVEVGCAGLFHKDKVHLSDVGWDLLLDDFAVCCESVLGLC, encoded by the exons ATGCAGGGGGGTGGCGTTCCGGGCtctgtttctggctgtggtttcTTTTCGCAGAGTCCACCGATGGTTCCGGAACACCAGTGGAGTGCGGCGGGAGCTGCTTCGGGCCCCTTTCTTGGCAGCATGGATGGCGTCCCTGAACGACGGCGTGGCGTGGGTGCATCGGTGTCTTCAGCATTGGAGGCAGCGGCTGTTGTCGGAGGCGTCGCTGGTCCCGTGTCAGGAGTGGTGGTTGCTGGCCGTGGCGTCACTGTTGAGGAGCGACGATCGGTGGCGTCTGCTGAGGCTGCTGCTAGTGGCCTCTCCTTGGCTGAGGCTGGACCTTCCACTTCAG ATGCCGAGCGGAAAAGTACGGCGGTGTGGATCATTGGCCATTCCTTCATCCACTGGGCCGGCGAGAGGGCCTTGTTGCGCCCGGGAGGTCGACATCTTGGGCTGGGACATTTGGGCATCCGGGTATCCTGGTGGGGGCAACGGGGTATGCGGTGGCATCAGCTTTTGCCGTTTTTGTCGCGTTTGCGGTCCTGCCCTCGTCGTCCGGACGTGATGATCCTCCATTTAGGGGGTAATGATGTTGATACATTGCCGGCTAGGCAGTTGCTCAACATCATTAAGGATGACTTGCGGGTTCTTTTTGACTGGTTCCCGAGTACGCGGGTTATTTGGTCGGATGTTATTCCGCGGCCTCGGTGTTTGGCGTCTCGACGCTGGACGCGAGGTTTGGCCAAGTTTAATCGGCAGATAGGCAAGTGGGTTGTGTCCAGGGGAGGTCTGCAGATTTTGCACGGGTGGGTCGAGGTCGGTTGTGCGGGGCTCTTTCATAAGGATAAGGTGCATTTGTCTGATGTGGGGTGGGACTTGCTTTTAGATGACTTTGCGGTGTGTTGCGAGAGTGTGCTGGGTTTATGTTAG